A DNA window from Niabella yanshanensis contains the following coding sequences:
- a CDS encoding ABC transporter ATP-binding protein produces MRHLRALGKYFWKYRVRLGAGILFVVLSNYFNVLSPQLMRFIINYVDNALSLTHSRVTGTDDGYDFLVKKVIGWIGVQSNVGRVVIIASLIILLLALLRSFFMFLMRQTIIVMSRHIEYDQKNEVYAKYQSLDNLFFKRHAIGDLMNRIAEDVSRVRIFTGPAIMYIVNLVSVIALSVFFMLQSSKELTFYVLIPLPVLAIIIYFVNSTIHKKSERIQEALSDLTTNAQESYSGIRVIKSFVQERSMLDFFQVNTERYRKNAVSLAKTEAIYFPAINLLIGISTLCTIMIGGLYYINHEHNISLGTIVEFIVYVNMLTFPVSAIGLTASMVQRAAASQKRLNEFLDIEPEVKDSTSAKDAVIEGIVDFNNVTFTYPDTGITALRNFNLHIKKGEKIAITGRTGSGKSTIAQLLLRMYNVEAGNIELDKTPLANLQLSSLRQQISYVPQDVFLFSDTVENNIRFGIPNAKKEAVVEAARIAGVDKEIEGFANGYDTLIGERGVTLSGGQKQRISIARALIKDPGLIIFDDCLSAVDAKTEKEIMGRLNEYLADKTAIIITHRVFSLLNFDRIIVLEEGHIVEEGTHEQLMQIPDGFYARLYARQQGHTGHQ; encoded by the coding sequence ATGAGGCATTTAAGAGCTCTGGGAAAATATTTTTGGAAGTACAGGGTAAGATTAGGAGCGGGGATTTTGTTTGTAGTGTTGTCTAACTACTTTAACGTTTTATCGCCACAGCTCATGAGGTTTATTATCAATTATGTCGACAATGCACTGTCGCTAACCCATAGCCGGGTGACGGGAACAGATGACGGATATGATTTCCTGGTTAAAAAGGTAATTGGTTGGATTGGTGTGCAAAGCAATGTAGGGCGGGTAGTTATTATAGCCAGTCTCATTATTTTGCTGCTTGCCTTGCTAAGAAGCTTTTTTATGTTTTTGATGCGGCAGACCATCATTGTAATGAGCCGTCATATAGAGTACGATCAAAAGAATGAAGTGTATGCCAAATATCAAAGCCTCGATAACTTGTTCTTTAAACGTCATGCAATTGGTGATTTGATGAACCGTATCGCCGAAGATGTAAGCCGGGTGCGCATCTTCACGGGCCCTGCGATCATGTACATTGTAAACCTGGTTTCCGTAATAGCATTGAGTGTTTTTTTTATGCTCCAAAGCAGTAAAGAGCTTACTTTTTACGTATTAATTCCATTGCCTGTACTGGCTATTATTATTTATTTTGTCAATAGTACCATTCACAAAAAAAGCGAACGCATACAGGAAGCCTTGTCGGATCTTACTACCAATGCCCAGGAGTCATATTCTGGAATCCGTGTTATTAAATCATTTGTACAGGAGCGTTCTATGCTTGATTTTTTCCAGGTAAATACCGAGCGGTATAGAAAGAATGCAGTAAGTCTGGCCAAAACAGAAGCTATTTATTTCCCCGCTATCAACCTGCTGATTGGTATTAGTACCTTGTGTACTATTATGATCGGGGGGCTTTATTATATCAATCATGAGCACAACATCAGCCTGGGAACTATAGTTGAGTTTATAGTTTATGTAAATATGCTCACCTTCCCGGTAAGTGCCATTGGTTTAACCGCGAGTATGGTGCAACGTGCCGCAGCATCTCAAAAACGTTTGAATGAGTTCCTGGACATTGAACCCGAAGTGAAAGACAGCACATCAGCAAAAGATGCAGTGATTGAGGGCATAGTAGATTTTAACAATGTAACATTTACCTACCCTGATACGGGAATTACGGCGCTCAGGAATTTCAATCTTCATATAAAGAAAGGAGAGAAAATTGCTATTACCGGCAGAACGGGCAGTGGTAAATCAACTATAGCCCAGCTCTTGTTACGGATGTATAATGTGGAGGCGGGTAATATTGAGCTTGACAAAACACCGCTGGCAAATCTGCAATTGTCATCGCTGCGCCAGCAGATCAGTTATGTACCCCAGGATGTTTTTTTATTTAGTGATACGGTAGAGAATAATATTCGTTTTGGTATTCCTAATGCAAAAAAAGAAGCCGTGGTAGAAGCTGCCCGCATTGCGGGTGTGGATAAGGAGATAGAAGGTTTTGCGAATGGATATGATACCCTGATCGGCGAACGCGGTGTTACTTTAAGCGGCGGACAAAAACAAAGGATATCGATAGCCAGGGCGCTGATCAAAGATCCGGGATTAATTATTTTTGACGATTGCCTAAGCGCCGTAGATGCCAAAACAGAAAAAGAGATCATGGGCCGGTTAAACGAATACCTGGCTGATAAAACGGCTATCATTATTACCCATCGTGTTTTCTCTTTACTCAATTTTGACCGGATTATTGTACTGGAGGAAGGCCACATTGTTGAAGAGGGTACCCATGAACAGTTAATGCAGATTCCTGATGGTTTTTATGCCAGGCTTTATGCACGGCAACAGGGACATACCGGTCATCAGTAG
- the rseP gene encoding RIP metalloprotease RseP, translating to MFYTLAINWSGVAVQVAQLILALSILVLLHEFGHYITARWFGCRVEKFYLFFDPWFSLFKKKVGDTEYGVGWLPLGGYVKISGMIDESMDKEQMKQPPKSYEFRSKPAWQRLIIMLAGIIMNVLVAFIIYAMILFVWGEQKTPMSSLRDGVAVTDSLMSDIGLRSGDKILAVNGQPVPYFEDLAAKILIGSETIDVERNGQKMTVNVPVNLIGKLVESRRKKAYMFTERVPAYVGEYDKKFKMDTLGGYKAGLQKMDLITAIDSTPVKFYDEMSAILKNKKNQTVALSVTRKGQPVALTAKVDADGRIGIPFLTDKEYEALGAYKIEKREYGFLAAFPAGVNKSIEKLKAYIDQFALILNPKTEAYKGVGGFKAMGSVFPTFWSWEAFWNITAFLSIVLAFMNLLPIPALDGGHVMFTLYEMVSGRKPNEKFLEYAQMVGMILLLGLMLYANGNDWFGWGR from the coding sequence ATGTTTTATACTTTAGCTATTAACTGGTCTGGTGTTGCTGTACAGGTTGCTCAACTTATTCTGGCCCTTTCAATCCTTGTTTTGTTACACGAATTTGGCCATTATATTACTGCGAGATGGTTTGGTTGCCGTGTTGAAAAATTCTATTTATTTTTTGATCCCTGGTTTTCCCTGTTTAAGAAGAAAGTAGGCGACACCGAGTATGGTGTTGGATGGTTGCCCCTGGGTGGCTATGTTAAGATTAGCGGAATGATTGATGAGAGCATGGACAAAGAGCAAATGAAACAACCACCAAAGTCTTATGAGTTCAGAAGTAAGCCTGCCTGGCAACGTTTGATCATTATGCTGGCCGGTATTATTATGAATGTGCTGGTTGCTTTTATTATTTACGCCATGATCTTATTTGTTTGGGGCGAGCAAAAGACTCCCATGAGCTCTTTAAGGGATGGAGTAGCCGTTACCGATAGCCTGATGAGTGACATAGGGTTACGTTCAGGTGATAAAATACTGGCGGTTAATGGTCAGCCCGTGCCTTATTTTGAAGACCTGGCTGCAAAAATCCTGATCGGCAGTGAGACAATCGATGTAGAACGCAACGGCCAAAAAATGACAGTGAATGTGCCGGTAAACTTAATTGGTAAGCTGGTGGAAAGCAGGCGAAAGAAAGCATATATGTTTACTGAGCGCGTACCCGCTTATGTAGGAGAATACGACAAGAAGTTCAAAATGGATACTTTGGGTGGTTATAAGGCCGGCTTGCAAAAAATGGACCTGATCACGGCTATTGACTCCACACCGGTGAAGTTTTACGATGAAATGTCCGCTATTCTTAAAAACAAAAAAAATCAAACCGTTGCCCTTTCTGTAACACGTAAAGGTCAACCTGTTGCACTAACTGCAAAGGTTGATGCTGACGGTAGAATCGGTATTCCTTTTTTAACAGATAAAGAATACGAAGCCCTGGGCGCTTATAAAATAGAAAAACGGGAATATGGCTTCCTGGCAGCATTTCCGGCAGGTGTCAATAAGTCAATTGAAAAGCTGAAAGCCTATATAGATCAGTTTGCTTTGATCCTGAATCCTAAAACAGAAGCCTACAAAGGCGTAGGAGGTTTTAAGGCAATGGGTTCTGTATTTCCGACTTTCTGGAGCTGGGAAGCATTCTGGAACATTACAGCCTTCCTTTCTATTGTATTGGCATTTATGAACCTACTCCCGATCCCGGCATTGGATGGTGGTCATGTAATGTTTACGTTGTATGAAATGGTAAGTGGCCGTAAGCCTAATGAGAAGTTTTTGGAATATGCGCAAATGGTGGGCATGATCCTGTTATTAGGTTTAATGTTGTACGCCAACGGTAACGATTGGTTCGGATGGGGACGGTAA
- a CDS encoding DUF3276 family protein codes for MENGNNEKKLEAIYSKRLRAGKRRTYFFDVRATKGNDYYLTITESRKRFDDNGYDRHKVFLYKEDFNKFLKALNEAVDYVKTDLMPDFDFDAFNHDDYDEEGGQHHAYVAPVAASAPVEAPAPVEEPTNDEKVVENVEPKTTETGNTSTTHEEVDKW; via the coding sequence GTGGAGAACGGAAACAACGAAAAAAAACTGGAAGCTATTTATAGCAAAAGGCTTCGTGCCGGAAAAAGAAGAACTTATTTCTTTGATGTGCGGGCAACCAAAGGAAACGATTATTATTTGACAATTACTGAAAGTCGAAAAAGGTTTGACGATAATGGTTATGACAGGCATAAGGTTTTTCTTTATAAAGAAGATTTCAATAAGTTTTTAAAGGCTTTGAATGAAGCGGTTGACTATGTAAAAACTGATTTGATGCCTGATTTTGATTTCGATGCGTTCAATCATGATGATTACGATGAAGAGGGAGGCCAGCATCATGCTTATGTTGCGCCCGTTGCAGCTTCCGCTCCTGTTGAGGCACCTGCGCCGGTAGAAGAGCCTACCAACGACGAAAAGGTGGTAGAAAATGTAGAACCTAAAACAACCGAAACCGGAAATACATCTACTACACATGAAGAAGTAGATAAGTGGTAA
- a CDS encoding rhomboid family intramembrane serine protease produces MTFTFSITLVIAAITVIVSLLGFNSPKVIESLVFYGPAISKRRQYYRFITCGFIHADFMHLAFNMLAFYSFGITLEQGLFASPEIFGTEAPFYYAMLYFGGLIISSVPDYFKHKDNYYFRSLGASGAVSAVIFSCIVLYPTMGIGFIFIPVPIPGWIFGLLYLAISAYLDKQGKGNINHGAHLWGAIFGIVFTVLFVSLKGEINVWQNFISNIRG; encoded by the coding sequence ATGACATTTACATTTTCCATTACGCTGGTTATTGCAGCCATCACTGTTATCGTTTCGCTTTTAGGTTTTAATAGCCCTAAAGTAATTGAGAGCCTGGTTTTCTACGGACCAGCTATTTCGAAAAGGCGGCAATATTACAGGTTTATTACCTGTGGGTTTATTCATGCTGATTTTATGCATCTTGCATTTAACATGCTGGCTTTTTATTCTTTTGGTATTACTTTAGAACAAGGTTTATTTGCGTCACCGGAGATATTTGGAACGGAAGCTCCCTTTTATTATGCCATGTTGTATTTCGGCGGGCTAATTATATCCAGTGTGCCGGATTATTTCAAACATAAGGATAATTATTATTTTAGAAGTCTCGGAGCTTCCGGAGCAGTATCGGCTGTCATATTCTCCTGCATTGTTTTGTATCCAACTATGGGTATCGGATTTATTTTTATCCCCGTTCCTATACCGGGTTGGATATTTGGCTTACTTTACCTGGCGATTTCGGCTTATCTCGACAAGCAAGGTAAAGGGAATATCAATCACGGGGCCCATTTGTGGGGAGCCATATTCGGTATAGTCTTTACGGTCCTTTTCGTTTCTTTAAAAGGTGAGATTAATGTGTGGCAGAATTTTATCAGCAACATTCGCGGATGA